The following are from one region of the Euzebya sp. genome:
- a CDS encoding MFS transporter, with amino-acid sequence MTTPSLSTRDRLALAATAGQFFVNGAMTASFMARAPQFRDRIDVDVTQFGVLLTLAAVSGLVGSLLAGRVIHATSTRRVLRVGAVVMVASLVVIGAARSPAVWLIGMSTYMFVDVLVDISMNMQGSWISARRHTPVMNRLHGVWSLGTFAGGLGAVAANAADLTVAVHMAVVAGVMAVALVFVARNLLAVDEDAHADAPPPATTPAPTSAVARLAPVVLLVLAGMFAVVAEVTGGDWSTFRLTDDLGAAAAVGSAAFVTYTVGMTAMRFGGDSLQVRLGATGLHRVSLGLAGTGFAIASLVDHEVAAIAGFLLVGLGVATFMPTLYDHAARLPGRRGAGLGAMTAGMRVSFLLAPAGIGWLAGTALSVGQAIAVLTLPALIGLAVVTEANRRLLRRRHAVHAVPAPTRR; translated from the coding sequence ATGACCACCCCCTCCCTCAGCACGCGCGACCGGCTCGCCCTCGCCGCCACCGCCGGCCAGTTCTTCGTCAACGGTGCGATGACCGCGTCGTTCATGGCCCGCGCCCCGCAGTTCCGGGACCGGATCGACGTCGACGTGACCCAGTTCGGCGTGCTGCTCACCCTCGCCGCGGTGAGCGGGCTGGTCGGCAGCCTCCTCGCGGGACGGGTCATCCACGCCACCTCGACGCGGCGGGTGCTGCGGGTCGGCGCGGTGGTGATGGTCGCCAGCCTGGTCGTCATCGGCGCCGCCCGGAGCCCGGCGGTCTGGCTCATCGGCATGTCCACCTACATGTTCGTCGACGTCCTGGTCGACATCTCGATGAACATGCAGGGGTCGTGGATCAGCGCCCGGCGCCACACCCCGGTGATGAACCGGCTGCACGGCGTGTGGAGCCTGGGAACCTTCGCCGGCGGGCTCGGTGCGGTGGCTGCGAACGCCGCGGACCTCACGGTCGCCGTGCACATGGCCGTCGTCGCAGGCGTCATGGCGGTCGCGCTCGTGTTCGTCGCGCGCAACCTGCTGGCCGTCGACGAGGACGCGCACGCCGACGCCCCGCCGCCGGCGACGACGCCCGCACCGACCTCTGCGGTGGCACGGCTGGCTCCGGTCGTGCTGCTCGTCCTCGCGGGGATGTTCGCCGTCGTGGCGGAGGTCACCGGCGGGGACTGGTCCACCTTCCGGCTGACCGACGACCTGGGCGCCGCCGCCGCGGTCGGCAGCGCCGCGTTCGTGACCTACACCGTGGGCATGACCGCCATGCGGTTCGGTGGCGACTCCCTGCAGGTCCGCCTCGGCGCCACGGGGCTGCACCGCGTCAGCCTGGGGCTCGCCGGGACCGGCTTCGCCATCGCGTCCCTCGTCGACCACGAGGTCGCGGCGATCGCGGGGTTCCTGCTGGTGGGGCTCGGCGTCGCGACCTTCATGCCGACGCTCTACGACCACGCCGCGCGACTCCCGGGACGGCGCGGGGCCGGGCTCGGCGCGATGACCGCCGGCATGCGCGTCTCGTTCCTGCTCGCCCCCGCCGGGATCGGGTGGCTCGCCGGGACCGCCCTCTCGGTGGGGCAGGCCATCGCCGTGCTCACGCTCCCCGCCCTGATCGGCCTGGCCGTCGTCACCGAGGCCAACCGGCGGCTCCTGCGGCGGCGGCACGCCGTCCACGCCGTGCCCGCGCCAACGAGGCGCTAA
- a CDS encoding alpha/beta fold hydrolase, giving the protein MRSLPVGEVEIAFLDEGPRDGRPVVAVHGFPDGPWTFDHLAAALVDAGFRVIRPWLRGHGPSTAPPRRVAPLPDLVDDVEGLATALDLDRPALVGHDWGAVIGWVSASRPDPPWSAVAALAIPPLPVQARAALDPVQALHRSGYMWWMQVPGVERLLPRIADRLYARWSPGWDPPEGHMARVRDLLAHPATARAAVAPYRWILPAVLTGRYPADRRAVPAIPVRYLHGADDTCFPASAAERARRVLPTGSVEVVHGAGHFLHLERPEVVTPILLDFLGDSRRWTAQS; this is encoded by the coding sequence GTGCGGTCACTCCCCGTCGGCGAGGTCGAGATCGCGTTCCTGGACGAGGGTCCGCGGGACGGCCGTCCCGTCGTGGCCGTCCACGGGTTCCCCGACGGGCCGTGGACCTTCGACCACCTGGCCGCCGCCCTCGTCGACGCCGGCTTCCGGGTCATCCGGCCGTGGCTGCGCGGCCACGGCCCCAGCACCGCCCCGCCTCGCCGGGTGGCACCCCTCCCCGACCTCGTGGACGACGTCGAGGGACTCGCCACGGCCCTCGACCTCGACCGCCCCGCCCTGGTCGGCCACGACTGGGGGGCGGTCATCGGGTGGGTGTCGGCCAGCCGCCCCGACCCGCCCTGGTCGGCCGTCGCCGCCCTCGCGATCCCGCCCCTCCCCGTGCAGGCCCGCGCCGCCCTCGACCCGGTCCAGGCGCTCCACCGGTCGGGCTACATGTGGTGGATGCAGGTCCCCGGCGTCGAGCGGCTCCTCCCGCGCATCGCCGACCGGCTCTACGCGCGCTGGTCACCCGGCTGGGACCCCCCGGAGGGCCACATGGCCCGCGTGCGCGACCTGCTCGCCCACCCGGCCACCGCCCGAGCCGCGGTCGCCCCCTACCGCTGGATCCTCCCCGCCGTGCTGACCGGCCGGTACCCCGCGGACCGGCGGGCCGTGCCGGCGATCCCGGTCCGCTACCTCCACGGCGCGGACGACACCTGCTTCCCCGCCAGCGCCGCCGAGCGCGCCCGGCGGGTCCTGCCGACCGGCAGCGTCGAGGTGGTCCACGGCGCCGGGCACTTCCTCCACCTGGAGCGGCCCGAGGTCGTCACCCCGATCCTGCTCGACTTCCTCGGCGACAGCCGGAGGTGGACGGCTCAGTCCTGA
- a CDS encoding PaaX family transcriptional regulator C-terminal domain-containing protein, whose translation MRARSALFTLFGDVVLPAGGEAWLSTITACMATLGFRSQAVRTALHRMAVEGWVEPRREGRYAAYRLTARGVDRLEEAAARIYRLRSLDWDGTWRLVLAPDLRDAEVVAELEWIGYGRVQDGVWAHPHPHPDTAKALLARAGVEATWVEGASVDDDRAFAGGAWALEALRDAHRDFLDEWTDVDVPTDPDERFALRLRLVHRWRRFLFLDPGLPAEVLPADWPGYTAAQVFARTYESLREPTWAHYAELQAGAGPSPSPTGRIEESASPFAQGLAALGQD comes from the coding sequence GTGCGAGCCCGGTCGGCCCTGTTCACGTTGTTCGGCGACGTGGTCCTGCCCGCCGGCGGTGAGGCGTGGCTGTCGACGATCACGGCCTGCATGGCCACCCTCGGGTTCCGCAGCCAGGCCGTGCGCACGGCGCTGCACCGCATGGCGGTGGAGGGGTGGGTCGAGCCCCGTCGGGAGGGGCGCTACGCCGCGTACCGGTTGACCGCGCGGGGCGTCGACCGGCTGGAGGAGGCGGCGGCGCGCATCTACCGGCTGCGGTCGCTCGACTGGGACGGGACCTGGCGGCTGGTGCTGGCCCCCGACCTCCGTGACGCCGAGGTCGTGGCCGAGCTCGAGTGGATCGGCTACGGCCGGGTGCAGGATGGTGTGTGGGCGCACCCCCACCCCCACCCCGACACCGCGAAGGCCCTGCTGGCACGTGCGGGTGTCGAGGCGACGTGGGTGGAGGGGGCGTCGGTCGACGACGACCGCGCCTTCGCCGGCGGGGCGTGGGCGCTCGAGGCGCTGCGGGACGCGCACCGCGACTTCCTGGACGAGTGGACCGACGTCGACGTCCCCACCGACCCCGACGAGCGCTTCGCGCTGCGGCTGCGGCTCGTCCACCGGTGGCGCCGGTTCCTCTTCCTCGACCCGGGTCTGCCCGCCGAGGTCCTGCCGGCGGACTGGCCCGGGTACACCGCGGCGCAGGTGTTCGCCCGCACCTACGAGTCGTTGCGCGAGCCCACGTGGGCCCACTACGCCGAGCTCCAGGCCGGCGCGGGTCCCTCCCCCTCCCCCACCGGCCGGATCGAGGAGTCCGCCAGCCCGTTCGCGCAGGGCCTGGCCGCGCTGGGTCAGGACTGA